A genomic region of Leptolyngbya sp. NIES-2104 contains the following coding sequences:
- the frr gene encoding ribosome recycling factor: MKKAIDAVRRDFNTIRTGRANSSLLDKITVEYYGTETPLKQLANISTPDSTTIQIQPYDRSAMNSIEKAISLSDIGLTPNNDGQSIRLNIPPLTSDRRKELVKLAAKYAEAGKVSIRNIRRDGVDAVKKQEKDKEISEDQARDTQEKIQKLTDKYIAEVEKVLAEKEKDITTV; this comes from the coding sequence ATGAAAAAGGCGATCGATGCAGTTCGCCGGGATTTCAATACAATCCGGACGGGTCGTGCAAATTCAAGTTTGCTCGACAAGATCACCGTTGAGTATTACGGTACAGAAACGCCGCTGAAACAGTTGGCAAATATTTCTACTCCGGATTCGACCACGATTCAAATTCAACCGTACGATCGCAGCGCGATGAACTCGATCGAGAAGGCGATTTCGCTATCTGATATCGGTTTAACGCCGAATAATGACGGTCAATCGATTCGGTTGAATATTCCACCGCTGACGAGCGATCGACGCAAGGAATTGGTCAAGTTGGCGGCGAAGTATGCGGAGGCGGGAAAGGTTTCGATCCGAAATATTCGGCGCGATGGAGTCGATGCGGTGAAGAAACAAGAGAAAGATAAGGAAATTTCTGAAGACCAAGCTCGTGACACTCAGGAGAAAATTCAGAAGTTGACTGATAAGTATATTGCTGAAGTTGAAAAGGTTTTGGCAGAGAAAGAGAAGGACATTACGACGGTTTAA
- a CDS encoding CU044_2847 family protein: MVAVCIKSIANQFCGIGAFKNFSTEHIEEVNLKFGLKIGGKTGIPFLAEATSEGYFKIEVKCKFPNQ, from the coding sequence TTGGTTGCCGTCTGCATCAAGTCGATCGCGAATCAGTTCTGTGGGATCGGAGCTTTCAAAAACTTCAGCACAGAGCACATCGAGGAAGTCAACTTAAAATTCGGCTTAAAAATTGGTGGTAAAACGGGCATTCCCTTTCTAGCTGAAGCAACAAGCGAAGGGTACTTTAAAATCGAAGTTAAATGTAAATTTCCCAATCAGTAA
- a CDS encoding aldo/keto reductase family protein — MKYRKLGSSDLNASEIILGSWLTYGGGVERQNAEACIHKAFDVGINFIDTANVYARGAAESLLGEVLQGVDRASYILATKVYFPMSDVDRGLSAAQIHKQIDASLQRLKTDYVDLYQCHRYDTNTPLEETMEALTEVVRQGKARYIGFSEWNPSQIQAALNLPNVEKFVSSQPQYSMLWRKPEAEVFPLCAANGIGQIVWSPLAQGVLTGKYKPGEAIPKDSRAANDQMNGFMNDLLNDRILTAVQDLKPIAGELNISMAQLALAWVLRDERVTGAIIGASRPEQIVDNAAASEVTLSEAELKEIDRILEPALSSALSH; from the coding sequence ATGAAATATCGCAAGCTAGGCAGTAGTGATCTTAACGCTTCGGAGATCATTCTTGGATCTTGGTTAACTTATGGCGGGGGTGTAGAACGCCAAAATGCAGAAGCCTGCATTCACAAAGCGTTTGATGTTGGAATTAACTTTATCGATACGGCGAATGTGTACGCACGCGGCGCAGCGGAATCGCTTTTAGGAGAAGTATTGCAGGGTGTCGATCGCGCTTCTTACATTTTGGCAACGAAGGTTTACTTTCCGATGTCAGATGTCGATCGAGGTTTATCCGCCGCACAAATTCACAAACAGATTGATGCTTCCCTTCAGCGATTAAAAACCGATTACGTCGATCTGTATCAATGCCATCGCTATGATACGAACACACCGCTAGAAGAAACAATGGAAGCTTTGACCGAAGTTGTACGTCAAGGAAAAGCTCGATACATTGGTTTTAGTGAGTGGAACCCGTCACAAATTCAAGCGGCTTTGAATCTGCCGAATGTTGAGAAGTTTGTGTCGAGTCAGCCTCAGTATTCGATGTTATGGCGCAAACCGGAAGCTGAAGTGTTTCCGCTGTGTGCGGCAAACGGGATTGGTCAGATTGTTTGGTCTCCGCTGGCTCAAGGGGTGTTAACTGGAAAGTACAAACCGGGTGAAGCGATTCCGAAAGATTCTCGTGCAGCAAATGATCAAATGAACGGATTTATGAATGATTTGCTCAACGATCGCATTTTAACCGCAGTTCAGGATTTGAAGCCGATCGCTGGAGAGTTAAACATCTCAATGGCGCAGCTTGCTCTGGCGTGGGTGCTTCGAGATGAGCGGGTTACAGGTGCAATCATTGGCGCGAGCCGTCCAGAACAAATCGTTGATAATGCTGCGGCTTCGGAGGTGACATTGAGCGAAGCGGAGTTGAAGGAAATCGATCGTATTCTTGAGCCAGCTCTATCTTCTGCATTGTCTCACTAA
- a CDS encoding SGNH/GDSL hydrolase family protein, with product MNWIGIAIVILSIALILLELTLRILFGFGNPLLYLGDAEIGYLLAPNQSVKRFGNRIEINEYAMRSPKFTPKPSTKRVLMIGDSIINGGWWTDQKDTVSELIARSNNHLEVLNASANSWSPRNELAYLKRFGTFHADVIVLVINTDDLFGTPPTALGVGRDRNYPDRKPPSAIWEVLDRYLLPAPKLPAELTQIQAEGGDRVGINLDAIRQIRDIANQNNAKFVLTITPLLRELTTGSRDYEITARQRLTEMTQTEQIQFLDFLSIFKSSDPQTLYRDHIHLSPSGNRILSERIAQAI from the coding sequence ATGAATTGGATCGGAATCGCGATCGTCATTCTCTCGATCGCGCTCATTCTCCTAGAACTCACCCTTAGAATTTTGTTCGGTTTTGGCAATCCGCTCCTTTATTTAGGTGATGCTGAAATCGGCTATTTGCTGGCTCCAAATCAATCGGTCAAACGATTCGGCAACCGCATCGAAATCAATGAATACGCAATGCGATCGCCCAAATTCACCCCAAAACCGAGCACCAAGCGCGTTCTGATGATTGGCGATTCGATTATCAATGGCGGATGGTGGACGGATCAAAAAGATACTGTTTCTGAATTGATCGCCCGCTCAAACAATCATTTGGAAGTCCTAAATGCGTCTGCGAATTCCTGGTCGCCTCGAAATGAGCTTGCGTACCTCAAACGATTTGGGACATTTCACGCGGATGTGATTGTCTTAGTGATTAACACCGATGATTTATTTGGCACACCTCCAACTGCATTAGGAGTCGGACGCGATCGCAATTATCCCGATCGCAAACCGCCAAGCGCCATTTGGGAAGTGCTCGATCGCTATCTTTTACCCGCTCCGAAACTGCCCGCTGAATTAACACAAATTCAAGCGGAAGGCGGCGATCGAGTCGGGATCAATCTAGACGCAATTCGGCAAATCCGGGACATTGCGAACCAAAACAACGCAAAGTTCGTCTTAACAATAACTCCACTGTTACGAGAATTAACCACCGGATCGCGGGATTACGAAATCACAGCTCGTCAGCGTTTAACCGAGATGACGCAAACCGAGCAGATTCAATTTCTCGATTTCCTCAGCATTTTCAAATCATCTGACCCACAGACCCTTTACCGCGATCATATTCACCTCAGTCCGAGTGGAAATCGAATTTTAAGTGAGCGAATCGCTCAAGCAATTTAA
- the crtO gene encoding beta-carotene ketolase CrtO, with product MNSYDFILIGAGHNSLVCAAYLLKAGYKVLLLEKNAFPGGAATTEPLMPDVVSGFKYSPCAINHLFIHLGPVVRELELEKYGLEYLWCDHVVFCPHPDGKYFFAHRSVEKTCEEIARYSPRDAEKYAEFIDFWQRVIGFLTPTFNAPPKSIIDIVSNYDVAKIKDFFSLVGSADETLDFVRSMFTSPIDIIDEYFDSEFLKAPLARLSAELSTPPSQKNMAVGSIMMAMRHNPGMARPKGGTGALVDALVRCVKDLGGEIKTDSPVKSLLIDDNQAEGVRLTNGQEYRAERGVISSLDAQRLFLHLVDPSDVDKADPKLRDRVARRITNHNEAILKIDCALSEAPKFIHHNHQDEYLIGSVLIADSVTQVELAHTDPNIGRIPIDDPSMYAVVPTMRDPSLAPEGQHVLWIEYFVPYQIAGAEGTGLKGTGWTEELKNQVADKVLDKLADYAPNVKSSILARKLESPPELEERIGVLKGNYYHLDMTFDQMMFFRPLPELANYKTPIENLYLTGAGTHPGGSISGMPGRNCARVILQQERSLSHALSNAGDSIKSAAQSLFRIAD from the coding sequence ATGAACAGTTACGATTTCATTCTGATTGGTGCGGGACATAATAGCTTAGTGTGTGCTGCTTATTTGTTAAAAGCAGGCTACAAAGTCTTGCTACTCGAAAAAAATGCGTTTCCGGGTGGAGCAGCGACGACAGAGCCATTGATGCCAGACGTGGTATCAGGATTTAAGTACAGTCCTTGCGCGATCAACCATCTTTTTATTCATCTTGGTCCGGTTGTGCGCGAATTAGAACTCGAAAAATATGGCTTAGAGTATCTTTGGTGCGATCATGTGGTGTTCTGTCCGCATCCTGACGGCAAGTATTTCTTCGCTCATCGATCGGTGGAAAAAACTTGTGAAGAAATTGCTCGATACAGTCCGCGTGATGCCGAGAAGTATGCCGAGTTTATTGATTTCTGGCAGCGAGTGATTGGATTCCTGACTCCGACATTTAATGCACCGCCGAAATCGATCATCGATATTGTCAGCAACTATGATGTTGCTAAGATCAAAGATTTCTTCTCGTTAGTCGGTTCTGCGGATGAAACTTTGGATTTTGTTCGATCGATGTTCACAAGCCCGATCGACATTATTGATGAGTACTTTGATTCAGAATTCCTCAAAGCTCCGTTAGCTCGACTTTCTGCCGAACTCAGTACACCTCCTTCACAAAAGAATATGGCAGTGGGTTCGATCATGATGGCGATGCGGCATAATCCGGGAATGGCACGTCCTAAAGGAGGAACGGGCGCACTGGTCGATGCTTTAGTGCGATGTGTGAAAGATTTGGGCGGCGAGATTAAAACGGATTCACCCGTGAAAAGCCTGCTCATCGATGACAATCAAGCCGAAGGAGTTCGACTGACCAATGGTCAGGAATATCGTGCAGAACGGGGTGTGATTTCGAGTTTGGATGCTCAGCGATTGTTCTTGCATTTAGTTGATCCGAGTGATGTAGACAAGGCTGATCCGAAATTACGCGATCGAGTGGCTAGACGCATTACTAACCACAATGAAGCCATTCTAAAAATCGATTGCGCCTTGTCTGAAGCACCCAAATTTATTCATCACAATCATCAGGACGAATATCTTATTGGATCAGTGCTCATTGCTGATTCGGTGACTCAGGTTGAACTCGCACACACTGATCCGAACATTGGTCGAATTCCGATCGATGATCCATCGATGTATGCGGTCGTTCCAACGATGCGCGATCCGTCACTGGCTCCAGAAGGTCAGCATGTTCTCTGGATTGAATATTTTGTGCCTTATCAAATTGCAGGCGCTGAAGGAACCGGACTCAAAGGAACAGGCTGGACAGAAGAACTAAAAAATCAAGTCGCAGACAAAGTTCTCGATAAGCTGGCGGACTATGCTCCGAATGTGAAATCATCGATTTTGGCGCGAAAACTTGAAAGTCCGCCTGAACTCGAAGAACGGATCGGAGTTCTCAAAGGAAACTACTATCACTTAGATATGACCTTTGATCAAATGATGTTTTTCCGACCGTTACCAGAGCTTGCGAACTATAAAACCCCGATCGAGAATCTTTATCTCACGGGAGCCGGAACCCATCCGGGCGGTTCGATCTCTGGAATGCCCGGACGGAACTGTGCACGAGTGATTTTACAACAAGAGCGATCGCTGTCTCATGCGCTATCAAATGCAGGTGATTCGATCAAATCTGCCGCACAATCACTGTTTCGCATTGCGGATTAA
- a CDS encoding GH25 family lysozyme, giving the protein MALLGIDISAYQENVDWATVASQGVFYGFAKATEGATSRDDKFTRNWSGMRSVGIVRGAYHFFRPGRDPATQANNFLQTVQTIEAFDLPAVLDLEIDDGLSAATVIDRALQWLNIVEAKTGRKPILYTFPVFWEDKLGNPKQFSEYPLWVANFGTRSPYLPATWSRWTFHQYSESGTLRGIAGNVDLNQFNGDLDGLQKLLKGRIPLRQGFEGNVVQEMQTLLESQGFDIGTPDGDFGPKTKAQVIAFQRSKNLAADGIVGAATWAALQATKPTPTPTPNPTSPTFPASLDLVNVCKSYRGAAHQDAALKWLQSQIPKSVLDDFARRWRQQ; this is encoded by the coding sequence ATGGCTCTTTTAGGGATAGATATTTCGGCTTATCAGGAAAATGTCGATTGGGCAACGGTCGCCAGTCAAGGTGTCTTCTACGGATTCGCGAAAGCGACCGAGGGAGCAACCAGCCGAGACGACAAATTTACGCGGAACTGGTCAGGAATGCGATCGGTTGGAATCGTCCGAGGTGCGTATCACTTTTTCCGCCCCGGTCGCGATCCGGCGACTCAGGCAAATAACTTTTTACAAACTGTACAAACGATCGAGGCGTTCGATCTGCCTGCGGTACTCGATCTCGAAATCGATGATGGATTAAGCGCGGCAACGGTGATCGATCGTGCTCTGCAATGGTTAAATATCGTTGAAGCTAAAACCGGACGAAAACCGATTCTCTATACGTTTCCGGTGTTTTGGGAAGATAAGTTAGGCAATCCGAAGCAATTTTCTGAGTATCCGCTGTGGGTAGCGAATTTTGGAACACGATCGCCTTACCTTCCTGCGACTTGGAGCCGTTGGACATTTCACCAATATTCTGAATCGGGCACGTTACGCGGGATTGCAGGCAACGTCGATTTAAACCAATTTAATGGCGATTTGGATGGGTTACAAAAGCTGTTAAAAGGTCGCATTCCATTAAGACAAGGCTTTGAAGGGAATGTTGTTCAAGAGATGCAAACGTTACTAGAATCGCAAGGCTTTGATATCGGAACGCCTGACGGTGATTTTGGTCCGAAAACCAAGGCTCAAGTCATTGCATTTCAGCGATCGAAGAATTTAGCAGCGGATGGTATTGTTGGCGCAGCAACTTGGGCGGCACTGCAAGCCACGAAGCCCACTCCAACTCCGACTCCAAATCCGACTTCGCCCACGTTTCCAGCCTCGCTCGATTTAGTCAATGTATGTAAGTCTTATCGAGGAGCGGCACATCAAGATGCGGCTTTGAAATGGTTACAAAGTCAGATTCCGAAGTCGGTGCTGGATGATTTTGCTCGACGCTGGAGACAGCAGTAG
- a CDS encoding bifunctional 2-polyprenyl-6-hydroxyphenol methylase/3-demethylubiquinol 3-O-methyltransferase UbiG, with the protein MQLSQKLVQLYQEEARSKSLDLPENLESFPMLQRRIEAFDLFKPYLEGQHRFLDWGCKSAETAFMIRSQLADEAIEIHGCDIAEGDFGIFAERSNLIYSQLTHPYQLPYEDNYFDVVISSGVLEHVANDFESLKELYRTIKPDGYLIITFLPNHLSYTEFLNRNFFKVAPHQRLYSLSEIRRMLLHTGFVPVQSGYHQVLPSFASFGYTSGSTFARVLTPMLSQIYRLNHLAEKTWLLNQFAANLYVIAQRRSMI; encoded by the coding sequence ATGCAACTCAGCCAGAAACTAGTTCAGCTTTATCAAGAGGAAGCTCGATCGAAATCTTTGGATTTGCCCGAAAATCTCGAATCGTTTCCGATGCTGCAACGGCGGATTGAAGCGTTTGATCTGTTCAAACCGTATCTAGAAGGGCAGCACCGATTTCTAGATTGGGGCTGTAAGAGTGCTGAGACGGCATTTATGATTCGATCGCAGCTTGCAGATGAAGCGATCGAGATTCATGGCTGTGATATTGCTGAAGGGGACTTTGGCATCTTCGCTGAGCGATCGAACTTGATTTACTCGCAACTGACGCATCCGTATCAATTGCCGTATGAGGATAATTACTTCGATGTGGTGATTAGTAGCGGCGTTCTAGAACATGTTGCGAATGATTTTGAATCGCTGAAAGAGCTTTACCGCACGATCAAGCCAGATGGGTATTTGATTATTACTTTTTTGCCCAATCACTTATCCTACACAGAATTTCTCAATCGCAATTTCTTTAAAGTGGCACCTCATCAGCGATTGTATTCTCTGTCAGAAATTCGTCGGATGTTGCTGCACACCGGATTTGTGCCAGTGCAATCTGGCTATCATCAAGTGCTGCCTTCGTTTGCATCGTTCGGCTACACATCAGGTTCGACGTTTGCGCGAGTGTTAACTCCAATGTTGAGCCAGATTTATCGATTGAATCATCTAGCAGAAAAAACCTGGTTGTTAAATCAATTTGCTGCCAATTTGTATGTGATTGCACAACGTCGATCGATGATTTAG
- a CDS encoding photosystem II protein, Psb35-related — MVILISLFVVGWVAVALLGSMTYFLGEQSKPIHARNWRSESFEKLAESITGTSIDFGTRVPAFDVTDAYASMNLPTK; from the coding sequence ATGGTCATTCTGATTAGTCTTTTTGTCGTTGGCTGGGTGGCGGTTGCTCTGTTGGGTTCGATGACGTATTTTCTCGGCGAACAAAGCAAGCCGATCCATGCGCGAAACTGGCGATCGGAGTCTTTTGAGAAGCTTGCAGAATCGATTACTGGAACCTCGATCGATTTTGGCACTCGCGTTCCTGCATTTGATGTGACAGATGCGTATGCGAGCATGAACCTGCCGACGAAATAA
- a CDS encoding hybrid sensor histidine kinase/response regulator: MSIVKVLVIAKESWISLDLKYRLRRLGYKTIVARENLSTVIEIEQPDIVLLDHQVIESETVDAIESAELPLLCFNPENQQMNLSVDFPHLTNPYQETVLDTAIRGTLHQHQTQIKLAQQLNHNQKQIELLHTVDHELRTPLSTMLITLDWIELIEQEELSERSLQKLDHLSLARNSVQRMAEFLDRTSLFCRCQSGNLSFRSSWIDLPAFCTALIFEVEQLNCNANIRFTHQSVNSIIEFDEMILRQILVNLLNNAVKYSNRGSIVHFSVTCNLDEMIFEIRDQGIGIAERDRELIFTPLYRGSNVETIPGTGMGLAIVQQLVSACGGSITVESTPNRGSTFTVTLPFRN; the protein is encoded by the coding sequence ATGTCGATCGTCAAAGTTTTGGTCATTGCAAAAGAGTCTTGGATCAGCCTCGATTTGAAGTATCGCTTGCGGCGTTTGGGTTATAAAACGATCGTGGCACGAGAAAATTTATCGACCGTCATCGAGATTGAACAGCCTGATATTGTATTGCTCGATCACCAAGTCATCGAAAGTGAAACAGTTGACGCGATCGAGTCGGCTGAGTTGCCGTTACTCTGTTTCAATCCAGAAAATCAGCAGATGAACCTTTCTGTTGATTTTCCTCATCTCACGAATCCTTATCAAGAAACAGTGCTCGATACCGCAATTCGTGGAACGCTGCATCAGCATCAAACGCAAATTAAATTAGCTCAGCAATTAAATCACAATCAAAAACAAATTGAGCTTCTGCATACAGTCGATCACGAACTGCGAACGCCGCTAAGTACGATGTTAATCACGCTCGACTGGATTGAGTTGATAGAGCAAGAAGAACTATCGGAGCGATCGCTTCAAAAACTTGATCATTTATCTCTAGCGCGAAATTCAGTGCAACGAATGGCAGAGTTTCTCGATCGAACTTCTCTTTTCTGTCGCTGTCAATCTGGAAATCTTTCGTTCAGATCAAGCTGGATTGATCTCCCAGCATTTTGCACTGCGCTAATTTTTGAAGTCGAACAACTGAATTGCAATGCTAATATTCGTTTCACGCATCAATCTGTAAATTCGATCATTGAGTTCGACGAAATGATCTTGCGGCAAATTCTCGTGAACTTGCTGAACAATGCCGTGAAGTACTCTAATCGTGGAAGCATTGTGCATTTCAGTGTGACTTGCAATTTAGATGAGATGATTTTTGAGATTCGGGATCAGGGCATTGGAATTGCAGAACGCGATCGAGAATTAATCTTCACGCCGTTGTATCGCGGCTCGAATGTTGAAACGATTCCTGGGACTGGAATGGGACTCGCGATCGTGCAGCAGTTAGTCTCAGCTTGCGGTGGCAGCATCACTGTTGAAAGTACCCCGAATCGCGGAAGTACTTTTACAGTCACGCTGCCATTTAGAAATTAA
- a CDS encoding alpha/beta fold hydrolase — MFESFLPSEVAQLTEETSIALAREIRRSPISTSISLEPVETAYVHQGTGGTPILLLHGFDSSVFEFRRLLPKLAERHDTWIVDLLGFGFTDRPKSLPFSPDAIKTHLYDFWKEKIAQPVILVGASMGGAAAIDFTLSHPDAVAKLVLLDSAGFAAGPAIGKFLIPPLGYLATEFLRKPNVRRSVSLKAYCDPSFVTQDAELCAALHLKLSRWNEALIAFTKSGGYNFLSNRISAVSCPTLILWGDSDQILGTKDAARFESAIANSKLIWIDQCGHVPHLEKPELTAQFILEFAQV; from the coding sequence ATGTTTGAAAGCTTTTTACCGTCTGAAGTTGCTCAACTCACTGAAGAAACGTCGATCGCGCTCGCTCGTGAAATTCGTCGATCGCCCATTTCAACCTCGATCAGCCTAGAACCCGTCGAAACCGCCTATGTGCATCAAGGCACAGGCGGCACTCCAATTCTTTTACTTCACGGCTTCGATAGTTCAGTGTTTGAATTTCGGCGATTGTTACCCAAGCTTGCAGAGCGTCACGATACTTGGATTGTCGATTTACTAGGATTTGGATTTACCGATCGACCGAAGAGCCTTCCATTTAGTCCAGACGCGATCAAAACTCACCTCTATGATTTTTGGAAAGAGAAGATTGCTCAACCTGTGATTCTAGTCGGGGCATCCATGGGAGGGGCAGCCGCGATCGATTTCACCCTCTCACATCCTGATGCAGTCGCAAAACTTGTGTTACTCGATAGTGCAGGCTTTGCAGCGGGACCTGCGATCGGTAAATTTCTCATTCCGCCTTTAGGCTATCTCGCAACCGAATTTCTTAGAAAACCGAATGTACGGAGAAGTGTCAGCCTCAAAGCTTACTGTGATCCAAGCTTCGTCACTCAAGATGCAGAACTCTGTGCGGCTTTGCACTTAAAACTTTCTCGCTGGAATGAGGCTTTAATTGCTTTTACAAAAAGTGGTGGCTATAACTTTTTGAGCAATCGAATTTCTGCGGTTTCTTGCCCGACATTGATTCTTTGGGGCGATTCGGATCAAATCCTTGGAACGAAAGATGCAGCACGGTTTGAAAGCGCGATCGCAAACAGCAAATTAATCTGGATCGACCAATGCGGACACGTTCCCCATCTTGAAAAACCTGAACTCACTGCCCAGTTTATTTTAGAGTTTGCACAAGTGTAA
- the pyrH gene encoding UMP kinase — translation MGVTYRRILLKLSGEALMGELSYGIDPAVVHGIAEEVAELVNEGIQVAIVVGGGNIFRGIKGAAAGMERATADYIGMIATVMNAMTLQDALEQIGIQTRVQTAIAMQEVAEPYIRRRAIRHLEKGRVVVFGAGSGNPFFTTDTTAALRAAEINAEVLFKATKVDGVYDSDPKKNPEAKRFQSLTYSHVLMQDLQVMDSTAIALCKDNDIPIIVFDLSVRGNVKRAVTGESIGTIVGGFCEVC, via the coding sequence ATGGGAGTCACGTATCGGCGGATTCTGCTCAAACTTAGCGGCGAAGCTCTGATGGGAGAGCTATCGTATGGGATTGATCCTGCCGTCGTTCATGGCATTGCTGAAGAAGTGGCAGAACTCGTGAACGAAGGAATTCAAGTCGCGATCGTGGTCGGCGGTGGAAATATTTTCCGGGGAATTAAGGGTGCAGCCGCAGGCATGGAACGCGCCACCGCTGACTATATTGGGATGATTGCCACAGTGATGAACGCCATGACGCTGCAAGATGCGCTAGAGCAAATCGGCATTCAAACTAGAGTCCAAACCGCGATCGCGATGCAAGAAGTGGCGGAACCGTATATCCGCCGTCGAGCGATTCGGCATTTGGAAAAAGGCAGAGTGGTGGTCTTTGGTGCGGGTTCAGGGAATCCGTTCTTTACAACAGACACGACCGCTGCTTTACGAGCCGCTGAGATTAATGCAGAAGTACTGTTTAAAGCTACAAAGGTAGATGGGGTGTACGATTCTGATCCGAAGAAAAATCCAGAGGCGAAACGGTTCCAGAGTTTAACTTACTCGCACGTTTTAATGCAGGATTTGCAGGTGATGGACAGCACAGCGATCGCATTGTGCAAAGATAACGATATCCCCATAATCGTATTTGACTTGTCTGTGCGCGGAAATGTGAAGCGGGCAGTCACAGGAGAATCTATCGGAACCATTGTCGGAGGTTTTTGTGAAGTTTGCTGA
- a CDS encoding response regulator has protein sequence MRLLFVEDDAEFAQQLSRILKQHYTVDMATDGETAWEWLQLVNYDAVILDVMLPKLNGVQLCQRIRAAGQQIPILLLTGQSTIDDRIVGLDAGADDYLIKPVGFQEVLARLRALLRRSPTISPSRLEWGNLQLDPERHRATFEGKTIALTLKEYLLLKLFLRRGDWVHKHTAILEQLWNLDCDLPSEEAVRAHVKGLRRKLKAVGAGELIETVYGVGYRLNSAYLTPARSQQATVLIVSEPENAALMTQLLEPCGLSIAVSIEPAALLKTLDLTQPNLLILAADAVGLSRMMLCQVVRRDRRWNWLPIVLVMATTDPEVINQGFAAGADDFIHDPVIPTELTNRVLNRLERVRQLHKRFHAG, from the coding sequence ATGCGCCTCTTATTTGTCGAAGATGATGCCGAATTCGCTCAACAACTCAGTCGAATTCTCAAACAACATTACACAGTGGACATGGCGACAGATGGCGAAACTGCTTGGGAATGGTTGCAACTTGTAAACTATGATGCGGTCATTCTGGATGTAATGTTGCCAAAACTGAACGGTGTCCAACTTTGTCAACGAATTCGAGCCGCAGGACAACAAATTCCGATTTTATTGCTCACAGGGCAAAGTACGATCGACGATCGCATCGTTGGACTCGATGCCGGAGCCGATGATTATCTCATCAAACCTGTGGGATTTCAGGAGGTTCTAGCGCGGTTAAGAGCTTTGTTGCGTCGTTCACCGACAATCTCGCCATCCCGGTTGGAATGGGGAAATCTTCAGCTTGATCCGGAGCGACATCGAGCCACATTTGAAGGAAAAACGATCGCGCTGACATTAAAAGAATATTTATTACTGAAGCTATTTTTGCGGCGCGGGGATTGGGTGCACAAACACACAGCAATCTTAGAGCAGCTTTGGAATCTCGATTGTGATTTACCCAGTGAAGAGGCGGTTCGAGCGCATGTCAAAGGATTGCGTCGAAAGCTTAAAGCAGTCGGAGCCGGAGAATTGATTGAGACAGTGTATGGGGTCGGATATCGTCTTAATTCGGCTTATCTCACTCCAGCGCGATCGCAACAAGCAACCGTGTTGATTGTTTCAGAACCAGAAAATGCGGCACTGATGACACAGCTTTTAGAACCTTGTGGACTCTCGATCGCAGTGTCGATCGAGCCTGCCGCATTGCTCAAAACGCTCGATTTGACTCAACCGAATTTACTCATTCTGGCGGCGGACGCGGTTGGATTGAGTCGAATGATGTTGTGTCAAGTGGTGAGACGCGATCGACGCTGGAATTGGTTACCGATCGTGTTAGTGATGGCAACGACTGATCCAGAAGTAATCAATCAAGGATTTGCAGCGGGAGCCGATGATTTTATACATGATCCCGTAATCCCAACTGAATTGACAAATCGAGTGTTGAATCGACTAGAACGGGTGCGACAGTTGCACAAACGATTCCATGCAGGCTAA